The genomic segment GAAGACGGGTCTGTGGCTGAATTCAATTTCAAGGATGGGAGCAGTGTACAACTTGATTGCAAGGGAAGAAGAGATTTTGAttgaagagaagagaaggaagGTTGGTGGGGTGGTGGTGGATGTGGAGAGAAATGAAGATATTGAGTTGGTGTTGCCGCCAGTGTTTGATGACTGCACAAAGGTTTTGGAGGCGGAAGATCAAATAGTTGCAAGAGATTGGTACTGGGCAGCTGTGTGTGAGAAGGGGCTGGGGAAGGTTGAAGATTTGCTTGTGGGGTGTATAAGCAAAAACCCTTTCGTTGGAGAGCCATCTGTGGTGGTGAGCCAGGTTTGTTTGACAGAGGGAAGGTTTAGGAGAGTGAGAAACATGCAGTGGTCAAACAAAATTAACGAAATCCAAAATTAGAGATTATTTATAGCAGTTTCAAAATTATAAggattaaaatgaataaaatttttgaataagaactaaattaaaaatcacgTAAGGATTAAagtattaaaaacatttaatccttaataaataatttggtataaactattattattcaatttttatgaataaaataattcattcaCGTGTTTCGTGTTGTTTTAAaccattaaataattaaagagtatacttcttttaatttttgagagataattatcaatttttaagGAAGAAGGTCATCTTTATGAGACTCATGGAATAAATAATTGGCAAATCTAGAagaattaacaaaattatttattaacaataaagtacaaaggaaaatattaattgaattcGCAAAGGCAACGGTAAGAAATGGAGTGGGTACTAATGTCATTAAATTTCTTTCGAGGGACAATAATGTAAAAGAGTACTAGTTACCGTTGAAACCCATTTCGTTCATATAAAGTGGCTTTTGCTTATACCTATTTGAAAAGTGAtcgacaaataaaaaaaatatagagaaaGAAAGCAAGAGCGAATTGTTAGAGAAAGAAGCAGTTAATCCAGAAATCAAAGAACGGAGTTATTTGTAAGTTTTCCTTTCGCTTTGTtgtgaaattttcattttatttgcgTGCATGTTTGTTGGAAGATTTTGTTATATGTTTCTCCGTAGTGTGAAAGAAGatcttgtttcatttttttttctccggtaagtttagaagaagaaaaatgtgagggttttatgtttttggattttgaaatcttcGGTTGTTTTTGGGTTGGGGAATTTGAAATCTTGAGTGGggttttctatttcttttagtCGAGCGTATGATTTGAGGGCTTGTCTCGTTTCATTCAATTGAGCATTTGCATCGAGCATCACTCGAAATATTGGGATTCAGTTTAAGGACCTTAACGGagaatattagtttttattttattttattttattttattttgggccTTGTTTTACTTACTCCAGTTTTGATGAGATGAAGCAACTAGTGAAAATTTGACATTTTGGATGATGAGTAGGTTGATGATTTTTCTCTGAAAATAGAGACAGAAATTTGGTGTAAACATTTGTAGGATGATTTAACCTTCTTACAATATATATGCAGGGCGTTCATTTGAACATTGACAACATTAACAAAAATGGCAGCAAGAACTGGTCGCTTGCTTCAAAACCATAACCTCAATGTCCATGTTAATGGTATGTGGttcttttggtttaaatttcTTCCATCATTAATTGGTTTTCTGGtcgttttttagtttttactcTGCCTAGGCTTATTCATGATAATGGCGCAGGAGCAGGATCTGTTTCTGAGAAAGCAGATTTACCTGGACAGAGGAAAGGTAGAGCTGGGGGAAGAAAACCACTTGGAGATCTATCCAATGCTGGGAACCTCATCAACCAATTTGATGGAAAGAAAGCCCTTGATGGTTCATTGAACATTGGCAAACCCTCTGTTAATCAGGCGCCCAAGTTGCAGAAGTCTAAGAATCTTGAAACTGAAAAAAGAATCACCAACAAAGCTTCTGGAAAATCGCTTACTGGTAGCAGGAAAGCACTTTCTGACATTTCAAACTCGGGGAAGCCGCAAGGTCCtgagattaaaaataaacacaccCTGAAACCTAGTTTGCTGATAGAGGAATCTCTTCCTCCCAGTGCAATTGCTGAAGAACGGATCTTGCATGATCATAAGAAATGTATAAAATCACAGGTTGAAACTGCAGACGTGCATCACTTTTTCAAGACTGTTGGACTTGAGTATGGTAATTGTTATtgcatttaaattattatttttgctaGTTGAACTTTGTGAATGgaaatgtttttcattttcgCTGGTAGTTGGCTTTTacttaattcttttatttatgatCAGATGCAGATGATCACATGGCAATTTCCTTTGAGCTGCCGGCAATAAGTAAACTGAAGGTTTGTTTTGGTAGTTTTTCTGTTTCTTCTGGTCTTCTTTGTCCTCCCCCCTTCTAACTATTTATTTCTCCATTCTTTCAGTCTGAAAGTGCATACTTGGAATTGGAGGAGGTACCTGAGCGGTTGCCTGAAATGCAGTCTCTATCTGCTACGCATGGTTCCCCAGCAAACTGCAAGACTCCAGGCTTATCAAGTTACCGTACAATGTGGAGTGACTCTACTGTCAACTTCAAGTTGATTGAGACACCAAAAGTGTCCAAAAATTGATTTCTCTTGAAACAATTTAGGACCTGATATGAGTAGGTTTTGCCGCAGATGGTGTTGGCAATTATAGTAGTATTTTTTGTTCATCTTAGATATTTTGTGCCTCAGATGTGTGATTGTTGCGAATTTTAGTAGACATGTTCATATccgtaattttttttaaaggtttaatgtGTTGGCAATGATAGTAGTATTTTTTGTTCATCTTAGATATGTTGTGCGTCAGATGTGTGATTGTTGCGAATTTTAGTAGACATGTTCATATCCATAATATTTTGTAAAGGTTAAATGTGCTCCCCAAGTCATTCCCGTGAATGTTCTTTTTCTTGGAGATCGGTGTAATGTTGAAGTTCTTATTCTTATAACTGTTTGATAAACCACATCTCTTAACACTAGGTAAATCTTACTCATGTGCACAAAGGAGGTAGTATTTTGCAAGTTTAATAACTTGTATAACCCAATATGAGTTTCACTTTTTCTTAGCCACAGAACGTAACATGCGGTTGTTGTTAGTGCCACCATTAGATTGTCGGATGAAACTAAAAAGTTGTTTCATTTCTCTCAAAATATTGAGTGCCACCaatatgagtttttttttgtttgttttatattaataatgaaataacTGTTTGCCATTAGATTGCGGAACATTCAAGCATTAATGTTGTTTGACTCTCTCCtcttttttatgtcattttgtagaaaaaaagtatataaaaattaaaattaaaatatcaatagactcaaaataaaaacaattacttaatctatttttatcttatatcaacaaaatagaataatattgtacttaatagaaaatcaaaactatttatttctattttatttctatcaaaattaaactaaatattattaaacccaaattaataaaataagatttaaataaaattatcaataactcttaaaatttaagtttatttgagtTCCCGCGGTGTTTGGAATACCTGGGTCATAGAGACTATAATTCTACTCAGGGGATTCATTGTGTTAAATTATCAAACTTTTCATACAGAAATTCATGGTCATTCTTGAATCCTCCACTTTCCTTACAGATCCAAAACCCATAACTACTCTGCCACCACCGGATCACGCGCGGATTGGTTGAAGAGCTTGTGTAATTGGAGAATGAGAACATAGGAGACTGACTACATACGCAAAATTCACAACCCATAATCGATTCAAAAAGTTAAACACCAATACATTGGTCTTGGAGTCATTCTATTACATTTCTTTACCCTATCATATGTTGATTCtgcatattttatatttgtaaataatattcAGCCAAGTAAAAGTAAAACATGTGAAGGTGAAGATAGAGTTGCAAGAGTAGAGAGTTTAACACTGCAAACAAGAAGAAAGGTATATGTACTTCCTGCATATGTTGCTATGTTTTTtgtgatttaatataattttccatGCCCTGTAGGTATGTTTAAGCCACAAAAGTGAGAGGGAGTAGATGGTGAAAGTAAATTTTGCACCACTTGTATACGATGTACTGTTTAAAAATCTCTAGGACATTGATACTAGGTAGAGCATAACTAGAGGGTTGAGTCAAAGTGGAACAACATGTGCAAGTACTATGGACACAAAGCAGTAAGGAAAAGAAAGCATTTGATGTGGTTCTTCTCATTTCTTGGTCTCTACTGTGGTTCTTTCAGTGTAAAGGAAATTCACTTGGTGTAATCTACTCCACCGATGGTACCTGCCAAGTTATATGTTGAGTAATGATTCTTTTGAcacacctaaattttttacatttatttgacactactcttattcactttttactctctctctcttgaaacaatacaaaagtttacacttttatgatcattttacttttgtagcatgtgtcaaatgaatgtaaaagtgtgtcataGTACCGTTACTTTTATATGTTGGATGTCTAACATTCAACACTTCCCGTGATTGTTATgaaattccttttttttaacattGTGTAGGTTGTGGCTCATCTTGATTTTGATTGCGACAAAAATTACTCGCATAAAAATAGAATACATGATCGAGAAGTAAGATAGTTGATCACAGAGTTCATCCTAGGCCAGCGTGTTACAATTTCACCAAACTAACCACAGTATGCAAAGCAAAACTATCCGTTTTACATAAGATgtacaaacaaaataatcacTTTTGTACACTGTATTACATAATTGTATTATCCTAAGACTCCCCAAGATGAAGAGGAATCTAGTAACCAAATTAATACACGCAGCATTTATGTATCTCACCAGCTGAAGCTAACTGACTCAAAATGTAGGTCATCTGTCGAACAAGAAGTGCAAATTGATGCTACTTCATGTCTCATTTTTCTTGGGCCACTAACAAGAACTCCAATGCTTGATCCATCACAGCCGGAGAGTATTTCTGCCAAAGAATGAAAAATTTCCTGTTTAAGGTTTTATTTGAACATCCATACCAGTATTTAGTCTTTCTAAAATGTAGCTAGAAACTTGTGTTCACAAGTAAAAATCTCATAATTTTAGTAGCATATCTTTCAATAAGCATTACTTGTTACATCATTAAAGTTTTGGTTTGATGTCATTTAGCTAAAAAGTATTcaatgtaaatatatttaactaagCTTCCAGAAATGTAACCAATTAATTCGAAAAACATgggacaaaataaaaaaaaataatcttactTTTTATGTCTGGTGTTTCTCCATAGTGTACGTTAGCTGTTTGGACAAGGGATTGGAGGGGAAGGCTGCCTAATTCTTTGTCAGCATTGTAGTATCCTGAACCCGGAGAAGTTGATTGATCTGATGAGTAAATGTTTTTAATCTGCCCCAAATCCTTGTTCTGTTTTTTGTTCCACAGGAAAGCAGATGTTGCTACAATGGCGATAGATATGCATATGAATAACATGCTTAGACTTGACCTTGACAAATTAGGGTATATCAGGTCCGTATTATGGTCAATTGGATATATGTAGTATCTAGTTAGGATGCCAATAATTAGAAGGAATAATATAAAGGAGGATGAGATGATAATGCTAAGGTAGAGCCAACTGTTTTTTCCTAAAACTTGAGAAACTGGTTCATCTAATAGATTTGCCTTGAACCATGATGTTTGAGTAAGCCTTTTGTCATTCATGTCTGGCTGTTTCTCTCTGGTTACATAGGCTTCAATATGGAGCTGCAAGCGTGAGATATCGAAGGTGGTGCTGGTGGCGGAAACTGGGAGGATGAGGTCTATCATGGAGAGATCAATACACTTCTTGAAGGCACACAGAAGAAGAACTCTTGGAGTTTTGCCACCTTCAGTGTTGGCCTTAAAGACCAGTGATCGGATTATGGAAATGAAAGGAGTAAtgccacttcctccacttatcAACACAAGCAATTCATGCCTGCATGCATGCATGGAAGGTTTCATCAAGTCCTACCCTGTGAAGTTTAATCTAACACAAATATTCTTTGATTTTGAAATCTTCCCAagaattaaattcattaaaaaataatacagtGGAACAGTTCCTCTAGCAAGTCTCTAGTACCTTGAGTAAAAGGTTGAACCCGGTCCATAGGGTCCTTCGATGGAGACATCAAGGTGGGATAATGGAGATGAAGATGATAGCTTCTGGTACAAAGAATTGGACCAGGTTCCTGAATTTTTTATGACAACGCTTAAGGTGTCAGGATCAGTATCACTGCAGGAGGTGACTGTAAAAGGGTGCCACTGCAACTTGGAAATACTAGGAACATTAATGAAAATGGTGCTTGTGGGGGCATATCTCAGTCCTGTTGTAGCAAAAtgagagagaaataaaaaaatcgGAACTTCAAATAGAATCAGATACACAGTTCATAAAGAACTTCTTAGAGATATTCATTCACCTAGGTTCTTGGAGAAATTTAATTCAACAGCTTCACAAGGCAAAACTCTGGCAGAAACCAACCGAATTTTTTGCTGAGACTGTAGGAATCTCAAGTAGCGGTCGATCATGAATAGGTAAAATCCTGGAAGCACCACGCAAGAGGAGGAAAATCCCAAATGTAGCACATAGAAGATTACAAAGACAATGTAGAGGTAGTGAGTGTAGAAGAAAAGCTCAAAAGCTTTTCGCCTTATGGAAGGTAAGGTAGCAGCCCACATGATTAATCCAGCAAGTAGAGAAATTTCTCCAGCCACATTTG from the Vigna angularis cultivar LongXiaoDou No.4 chromosome 3, ASM1680809v1, whole genome shotgun sequence genome contains:
- the LOC108324750 gene encoding uncharacterized protein LOC108324750 produces the protein HPLQTHTFCASPTLISATALLDDPANTYFALLSQHCVPLHSFSYIYYSLLVSPTFDSSDPESSRIGICLKYKFDNRNGRLEFSRNNLGALWPGDGKTGLWLNSISRMGAVYNLIAREEEILIEEKRRKVGGVVVDVERNEDIELVLPPVFDDCTKVLEAEDQIVARDWYWAAVCEKGLGKVEDLLVGCISKNPFVGEPSVVVSQVCLTEGRFRRVRNMQWSNKINEIQN
- the LOC108325365 gene encoding protein PATRONUS 2 isoform X2, yielding MAARTGRLLQNHNLNVHVNGSVSEKADLPGQRKGRAGGRKPLGDLSNAGNLINQFDGKKALDGSLNIGKPSVNQAPKLQKSKNLETEKRITNKASGKSLTGSRKALSDISNSGKPQGPEIKNKHTLKPSLLIEESLPPSAIAEERILHDHKKCIKSQVETADVHHFFKTVGLEYDADDHMAISFELPAISKLKSESAYLELEEVPERLPEMQSLSATHGSPANCKTPGLSSYRTMWSDSTVNFKLIETPKVSKN
- the LOC108325365 gene encoding protein PATRONUS 2 isoform X1, producing the protein MAARTGRLLQNHNLNVHVNGAGSVSEKADLPGQRKGRAGGRKPLGDLSNAGNLINQFDGKKALDGSLNIGKPSVNQAPKLQKSKNLETEKRITNKASGKSLTGSRKALSDISNSGKPQGPEIKNKHTLKPSLLIEESLPPSAIAEERILHDHKKCIKSQVETADVHHFFKTVGLEYDADDHMAISFELPAISKLKSESAYLELEEVPERLPEMQSLSATHGSPANCKTPGLSSYRTMWSDSTVNFKLIETPKVSKN
- the LOC108324902 gene encoding ferric reduction oxidase 2, whose product is MNSESEVNEGISGKMKKHLQVGIWCFSLFIFVGYVLVWIVRPTNIFYLQWFPDIQAKADSVYFGEQGTTILIYTFPILLIATLAGLYLHLEQKPSNHNTERKGRFLGLASWKRPLLTKGPLGIITMTELSFAIMFVLLLIWTFCSYLHSMFASAAQDAAKERDQVWEVKLEYSAIALGLVGNICLALLFFPVSRGSSILRFLGLTSEGSIKYHIWLGHTAMVLFTAHGLGYIIFWYKTHQILEIFKWNKVGVSNVAGEISLLAGLIMWAATLPSIRRKAFELFFYTHYLYIVFVIFYVLHLGFSSSCVVLPGFYLFMIDRYLRFLQSQQKIRLVSARVLPCEAVELNFSKNLGLRYAPTSTIFINVPSISKLQWHPFTVTSCSDTDPDTLSVVIKNSGTWSNSLYQKLSSSSPLSHLDVSIEGPYGPGSTFYSRHELLVLISGGSGITPFISIIRSLVFKANTEGGKTPRVLLLCAFKKCIDLSMIDLILPVSATSTTFDISRLQLHIEAYVTREKQPDMNDKRLTQTSWFKANLLDEPVSQVLGKNSWLYLSIIISSSFILFLLIIGILTRYYIYPIDHNTDLIYPNLSRSSLSMLFICISIAIVATSAFLWNKKQNKDLGQIKNIYSSDQSTSPGSGYYNADKELGSLPLQSLVQTANVHYGETPDIKKILSGCDGSSIGVLVSGPRKMRHEVASICTSCSTDDLHFESVSFSW